The Enterobacter kobei genome has a segment encoding these proteins:
- the asnS gene encoding asparagine--tRNA ligase produces the protein MSVVPVADVLQGRVAVDQEVTVRGWVRTRRDSKAGISFLAVYDGSCFDPVQAVINNSLPNYNDDVLHLTTGCSVIVTGVVVASPGQGQSFEIQASAIEVTGWVEDPDTYPMAAKRHSIEYLREVAHLRPRTNLIGAVARVRHTLAQALHRFFDEQGYFWVSTPLITASDTEGAGEMFRVSTLDMENLPRTPEGKVDYDKDFFGKEAFLTVSGQLNGETYACALSKIYTFGPTFRAENSNTSRHLAEFWMLEPEVAFANLDDVAGLAEAMLKYVFKAVLEERPDDMKFFAERVDSDAVARLERFVSADFAQVDYTDAVAILEKCGEKFENPVYWGVDLASEHERYLAEKHFKAPVVVKNYPKDIKAFYMRLNEDGKTVAAMDVLAPGIGEIIGGSQREERLDVLDARMEEMGLNPADYSWYRDLRRYGTVPHSGFGLGFERLIAYVTGVQNVRDVIPFPRTPRNASF, from the coding sequence ATGAGCGTTGTGCCTGTAGCCGACGTACTCCAGGGCCGTGTCGCCGTTGACCAGGAAGTCACCGTGCGCGGATGGGTGCGTACCCGCCGAGATTCTAAAGCTGGCATCTCCTTCCTCGCCGTCTATGACGGTTCCTGCTTTGATCCTGTACAGGCCGTCATTAATAATTCTCTGCCCAATTACAATGATGACGTTCTGCACCTGACAACCGGCTGTTCCGTCATTGTGACCGGCGTGGTTGTGGCGTCTCCGGGTCAGGGCCAGAGTTTCGAAATTCAGGCCTCTGCAATTGAAGTGACCGGCTGGGTTGAAGATCCGGACACCTACCCGATGGCGGCAAAACGTCACAGCATCGAGTACCTGCGTGAAGTGGCGCACCTGCGTCCACGTACCAACCTGATCGGCGCGGTGGCACGCGTGCGCCATACGCTGGCTCAGGCGCTGCATCGCTTCTTCGATGAGCAGGGTTACTTCTGGGTGTCTACCCCACTGATCACCGCTTCCGATACGGAAGGTGCGGGTGAAATGTTCCGCGTCTCGACGCTGGACATGGAAAACCTGCCGCGCACGCCAGAAGGTAAAGTGGACTATGACAAAGACTTCTTTGGTAAAGAGGCCTTCCTGACGGTATCCGGTCAGCTCAACGGCGAAACCTACGCCTGTGCACTGTCTAAGATTTATACCTTCGGCCCAACCTTCCGTGCTGAAAACTCCAACACCAGCCGCCACCTGGCGGAATTCTGGATGCTGGAGCCGGAAGTGGCGTTTGCTAACCTCGACGATGTCGCCGGTCTGGCAGAAGCGATGCTGAAGTACGTCTTCAAAGCGGTGCTGGAAGAGCGTCCGGACGATATGAAGTTCTTCGCTGAGCGCGTAGACAGCGATGCGGTCGCCCGTCTGGAACGTTTTGTCTCTGCCGACTTTGCGCAGGTGGACTATACCGACGCGGTTGCGATCCTCGAGAAATGCGGTGAGAAGTTCGAGAACCCGGTTTACTGGGGCGTTGACCTGGCGTCTGAGCACGAACGCTATCTGGCCGAGAAACATTTCAAAGCGCCGGTTGTCGTTAAAAACTACCCGAAAGACATCAAGGCCTTCTATATGCGCCTTAACGAAGACGGTAAAACCGTCGCAGCGATGGACGTCCTGGCGCCTGGCATCGGTGAAATCATCGGTGGTTCTCAGCGTGAAGAACGTCTGGATGTGCTGGACGCGCGCATGGAAGAGATGGGTCTCAATCCTGCGGACTATAGCTGGTATCGCGATCTTCGTCGTTACGGCACCGTTCCGCATTCAGGTTTCGGCCTGGGCTTCGAGCGTCTGATCGCCTACGTTACCGGTGTTCAGAACGTGCGTGATGTGATTCCGTTCCCGCGTACGCCACGTAACGCCAGCTTCTAA
- the pncB gene encoding nicotinate phosphoribosyltransferase, translating to MTQFASPVLHTLLDTDAYKLHMQQAVFHHYYDVHVAAEFRCRGDDLLGIYADSIREQVDAMQHLTLQDDEYQWLSGLPFFKTDYLNWLRDFRYKPEQVTVTNENGKLDIRLEGPWREVIMWEVPLLAVISELAHRYRSPEMGVAQAVASLENKLAAFTTLTEGLDMSRFRLMDFGTRRRFSREVQQAIVKRLQQEPWFVGTSNYDLARRLNLTPMGTQAHEWFQAHQQISPDLANSQRAALAAWLKEYPNQLGIALTDCITMDAFLRDFGPEFAERYQGLRHDSGDPVEWGEKAIAHYQKLGIDPMSKVLVFSDNLDLAKAVELYRHFNTRVNLSFGIGTRLTCDIPQVKPLNIVIKLVECNGKPVAKLSDSPGKTICHDKAFVRALRKAFDLPQIKKAS from the coding sequence ATGACTCAATTCGCTTCTCCGGTTCTGCATACGTTGCTGGATACCGACGCGTATAAACTGCATATGCAGCAAGCCGTTTTCCACCATTACTATGACGTTCACGTCGCGGCGGAATTCCGCTGCCGTGGTGACGATTTGCTCGGTATCTACGCAGACTCCATTCGTGAACAGGTCGATGCGATGCAGCATCTGACGCTGCAGGACGATGAATACCAGTGGCTTTCTGGCCTGCCTTTCTTTAAAACCGATTACCTGAACTGGCTGCGTGATTTCCGCTATAAGCCGGAGCAGGTCACCGTGACCAACGAGAACGGCAAGCTGGATATTCGCCTTGAAGGTCCGTGGCGGGAAGTGATCATGTGGGAAGTGCCGCTGCTGGCAGTGATCAGCGAGTTGGCTCACCGCTACCGTTCGCCGGAAATGGGCGTCGCCCAGGCGGTCGCCTCGCTGGAAAATAAACTTGCAGCCTTCACCACGCTGACCGAAGGGCTGGATATGTCCCGCTTCCGCCTGATGGATTTCGGCACCCGTCGCCGTTTCTCTCGCGAGGTTCAGCAGGCCATCGTTAAACGTCTGCAGCAGGAGCCGTGGTTCGTGGGCACCAGTAACTACGACCTGGCGCGTCGCCTCAACCTGACGCCGATGGGTACCCAGGCGCACGAGTGGTTCCAGGCGCATCAGCAAATCAGCCCGGATCTGGCTAACAGCCAGCGCGCGGCCCTCGCCGCATGGCTTAAGGAGTACCCGAATCAACTCGGGATCGCCCTCACCGACTGCATTACGATGGATGCCTTCCTGCGTGACTTCGGACCCGAGTTTGCTGAACGTTATCAGGGGTTACGCCACGATTCCGGGGACCCGGTTGAATGGGGCGAGAAGGCGATAGCCCATTACCAAAAACTCGGCATTGACCCGATGAGTAAGGTGCTGGTTTTCTCCGATAATCTTGACCTGGCGAAAGCGGTTGAACTTTATCGCCATTTCAACACCCGAGTGAACCTGAGCTTCGGGATTGGTACCCGTTTGACCTGCGACATTCCTCAGGTAAAACCTCTGAATATTGTGATAAAGCTGGTGGAATGTAACGGCAAGCCGGTGGCGAAACTCTCCGACAGCCCGGGTAAAACCATCTGCCATGACAAAGCGTTTGTCCGCGCATTGCGCAAAGCCTTCGATCTCCCGCAGATCAAAAAAGCCAGTTAA
- a CDS encoding tyrosine-type recombinase/integrase yields the protein MANASYPTGVENHGGSLRVWFLYKGKRVRENLGVPDTAKNRKIAGELRSSVCFAIRMGNFDYAEKFPNSPNLARFGQDSKEITVLELTEKWSELKKMEISSNTMSRYESIIKNMLPRIGENKMVSAVTTEDLLYVRKELLTGFHVMKKDHRTQVKGRKSSTVNNYMMLMAEIFQFGADNGYAKENPFSGINRLKKAKGEPDPLTTDEFIRFVQACGHQQMRNLWSLAVYTGMRHGELCGLAWEDIDLQAGTITVKRNLTQTDEFTLPKTDAGTDRVIYLIQPAIDALRNQAQLTRLGRQYEVEVKLREYGQSVIHPCTFVFSPQCVKRGPRRGYHYAVNSINKIWGPIIKRAGIRYRNAYQSRHTYACWSLSAGANPNFIATQMGHTDAQMVYKVYGKWMSEKSAEQVSLLNQALSRFAPSLPQSMVVAQ from the coding sequence ATCGCAAGATCGCCGGTGAGCTTCGTTCTTCGGTTTGTTTTGCGATAAGAATGGGGAATTTCGACTATGCGGAAAAATTCCCAAACTCACCGAACCTTGCCCGGTTCGGTCAGGATAGTAAGGAGATTACTGTGCTGGAGCTTACCGAAAAATGGTCAGAGCTGAAGAAGATGGAAATCAGCTCAAACACCATGAGTCGGTACGAGTCCATCATAAAAAACATGCTTCCGCGCATCGGCGAAAACAAAATGGTTTCTGCGGTTACCACTGAGGATTTGCTGTACGTAAGGAAGGAGTTGCTGACAGGTTTTCATGTGATGAAGAAGGATCACCGGACGCAGGTAAAGGGTCGGAAGTCCTCCACCGTAAACAATTACATGATGCTAATGGCCGAGATCTTCCAGTTTGGAGCAGATAACGGCTATGCAAAGGAAAACCCGTTTAGCGGAATTAACCGCCTCAAGAAAGCGAAGGGCGAGCCAGATCCACTCACGACAGACGAGTTCATCAGGTTTGTCCAGGCATGCGGCCACCAGCAGATGAGAAATCTCTGGTCACTGGCAGTCTATACCGGAATGAGGCATGGGGAGTTGTGCGGTCTGGCCTGGGAAGATATCGATCTGCAAGCCGGGACAATTACTGTGAAACGCAACCTAACCCAGACGGATGAGTTCACCCTGCCAAAGACAGACGCAGGCACTGACAGGGTGATTTATCTCATTCAACCAGCTATTGATGCCCTGAGGAATCAGGCCCAGCTGACGCGCCTTGGCCGGCAGTATGAGGTTGAAGTGAAATTGCGGGAGTATGGCCAGTCAGTCATACATCCATGCACTTTCGTTTTCAGCCCTCAATGCGTTAAGCGTGGGCCCAGAAGAGGATATCACTACGCGGTTAATTCGATTAATAAAATTTGGGGTCCGATAATCAAGCGCGCCGGTATTCGATACCGTAACGCCTACCAGTCACGACATACCTATGCGTGCTGGTCATTGTCAGCTGGCGCGAACCCAAACTTTATAGCAACTCAGATGGGGCATACAGATGCTCAGATGGTTTACAAAGTGTATGGAAAGTGGATGTCAGAGAAAAGTGCCGAACAGGTTTCTCTGCTCAACCAGGCGCTTTCACGCTTTGCCCCATCACTGCCCCAAAGCATGGTAGTAGCGCAGTAG